One window from the genome of Pempheris klunzingeri isolate RE-2024b chromosome 7, fPemKlu1.hap1, whole genome shotgun sequence encodes:
- the kcnip3b gene encoding calsenilin isoform X1: protein MGIQGMELFAIGVVIILFMAVLKQFGILEPMSSFEDSSDSDLELSTVRHQPEGLDQLQAQTKFTRKELQSLYRGFKNECPSGMVDEETFKTIYSQFFPQGDATTYAHFLFNAFDIDRNGSIRFEDFVIGLSVLLRGSVTEKLNWAFNLYDINKDGYITKEEMLAIMKSIYDMMGRYTYPCVRDEAPYEHVDKFFQKMDKNRDGVVTIEEFIETCQKDENIMNSMQLFENVI, encoded by the exons ATGGGGATCCAGGGCATGGAGCTGTTTGCCATCGGTGTGGTCATCATCCTTTTCATGGCAGTTCTCAAGCAGTTTGGCATCTTGGAGCCCATGTCCTCATTTGAAG acagcagcGACAGTGATTTGGAGCTGTCGACGGTGCGTCACCAGCCGGAGGGGCTGGACCAGCTGCAGGCTCAGACCAAGTTCACCAGGAAGGAGCTTCAGTCTCTCTATCGAGGCTTCAAGAAC GAGTGTCCCAGTGGGATGGTTGATGAGGAGACATTCAAGACCATCTATTCTCAGTTCTTTCCCCAAGGAG ATGCAACAACCTACGCTCACTTCCTGTTCAACGCGTTTGACATCGACAGAAATGGTTCAATCCGCTTTGAGGACTTTGTCATTGGCCTGTCAGTGTTGCTCAGAGGTTCGGTCACTGAGAAGCTCAACTGGGCCTTTAACCTCTACGACATTAATAAGGATGGCTACATCACTAAAGAG GAGATGCTGGCGATAATGAAGTCAATCTATGACATGATGGGGCGGTACACTTACCCCTGCGTGCGAGATGAAGCACCCTATGAACACGTGGACAAGTTCTTCCAG AAAATGGATAAAAACCGAGATGGTGTGGTGACCATTGAGGAGTTCATTGAGACCTGTCAGAAG GATGAGAACATCATGAACTCCATGCAGCTGTTTGAGAATGTGATATAA
- the kcnip3b gene encoding calsenilin isoform X2 translates to MSVRWETEGLQTVGIVCLVIMFLKLMHLLGLIDITETDSSDSDLELSTVRHQPEGLDQLQAQTKFTRKELQSLYRGFKNECPSGMVDEETFKTIYSQFFPQGDATTYAHFLFNAFDIDRNGSIRFEDFVIGLSVLLRGSVTEKLNWAFNLYDINKDGYITKEEMLAIMKSIYDMMGRYTYPCVRDEAPYEHVDKFFQKMDKNRDGVVTIEEFIETCQKDENIMNSMQLFENVI, encoded by the exons atgAGTGTGAGGTGGGAGACGGAGGGACTCCAGACTGTTGGCATCGTCTGCCTGGTGATCATGTTCCTCAAACTGATGCACCTGCTGGGCCTGATCGACATCACTGAGAccg acagcagcGACAGTGATTTGGAGCTGTCGACGGTGCGTCACCAGCCGGAGGGGCTGGACCAGCTGCAGGCTCAGACCAAGTTCACCAGGAAGGAGCTTCAGTCTCTCTATCGAGGCTTCAAGAAC GAGTGTCCCAGTGGGATGGTTGATGAGGAGACATTCAAGACCATCTATTCTCAGTTCTTTCCCCAAGGAG ATGCAACAACCTACGCTCACTTCCTGTTCAACGCGTTTGACATCGACAGAAATGGTTCAATCCGCTTTGAGGACTTTGTCATTGGCCTGTCAGTGTTGCTCAGAGGTTCGGTCACTGAGAAGCTCAACTGGGCCTTTAACCTCTACGACATTAATAAGGATGGCTACATCACTAAAGAG GAGATGCTGGCGATAATGAAGTCAATCTATGACATGATGGGGCGGTACACTTACCCCTGCGTGCGAGATGAAGCACCCTATGAACACGTGGACAAGTTCTTCCAG AAAATGGATAAAAACCGAGATGGTGTGGTGACCATTGAGGAGTTCATTGAGACCTGTCAGAAG GATGAGAACATCATGAACTCCATGCAGCTGTTTGAGAATGTGATATAA